DNA from Sorex araneus isolate mSorAra2 chromosome 6, mSorAra2.pri, whole genome shotgun sequence:
AAACGGGCTACAGTACAAGGCTCTGAGAGCATGTCTCACTCCTGTACCCCAGAATATCTCTGGGAGGTTTTTGCAGTGAAGGGTGGGGGGTTGTGTGGAGGCACACTACATTCTGGCACACGTACGACATATGCCAGGAACTGTTTTCAGAAAGGTTTTGTATTAAGGGATACAGAGAAGATCTATAATTTGCCCAAAATTTAATCAGTAGGTAAAGTAAAACACCTGCTCCAGTTGGCCTGCTTCCATGGGCCTCTTGAGACTAGGTCCCTTTAGTTAATACCTCCTGTAGGAAATAATAtagcccagaggggctggagcaatagcacagtgggtagggtgtttaccttgcacgcgaccaacccgggttcgattcccagcatcccatatggtcccccatgcaccgccaggagtaattcctgagtgcaaagccaggaataacccctgagcatagctgggtgtgatctaaaaaagcgaaaaaaaaaatttaaaaattaaaaaaattatagcccAGGGAGTCTGTGGAAAAGGTACATTTGAAGCACATCACACAAGTCCCAAACTGGGGCAATAAAACatctcagaggctggagtgataacacagtgggtaggaaatttgccttgcatgaggccgacccaggtttgattcccagcatggtccctcaagaaccaccaggagtaattcctgaatgcatgagccaggagtaacccctgtgctttgctgggtatgacccaaaaaggagaaaaaacaaaaaaacattagcAATGTACAGAAATTTAACGAATCTCTGGGGGAACAGGATAAGTAAGAGAACCTCCCATGAGTCCTTATATAAAATTTGTGACTGCAGGAGCAAAGGGAAAGGACAGTAGAGCATTTACTTCTTCTCTGAGCTCCTTCATCCTTTCCTCAAAATCATaatctttctgtttctcttccaTCTTCTTCTTATTGACTTCAAACCGTTTCTTCACTTGATCCAAGGTAGAACGTTCCACCCTCATAGACATGCCCAGGTTCCGCTGATCTGGGTGGGACAACAAAGAAGACAAGGTCACTACAATATCCTCATCCCTGAGATAGTCtttttctgacattttaaaaaaagtaatctcAGGGCATcaaagttatagtacagtgggtagaacacttgccttgcacgaggctggcccaGGATTTGACCCCAGGTACCCCAAATGGtgccccaagctccgccaggagtgatccgagagctcagagccagaggtgCTGTAtacttgagcactaccagatgtggcccctctgccccccaataaaagaacaaaaaggaaaatatcttaTACACTATActacaaaaaaaatagtaattttggCTGAAAACTTTGAATTTACTTGCTCACagaagcagcagctccagatAACAAGAAACAAGAGGCTTTCAACTACCCTCACAGAGCAGATGCACACCAGAGACAGGGAGCCAGGAGATCATGGCTTTAGTTTGCTGGGTCCGAGAGTAGTTTCTTACCTCATGGTTGAGAAACATTCGAACAGTGTTTCCCTAAGTGAGTGACACCAGGTGGGTGGCAGTAGTACTGGGTACAACCAGAGGTGctgtttacttaaaaaagtaaatttctgggggttggaacaatagaacagtggggagggtgcttgccttgcatgtggccaacctgagtttgacccccagcatcccatatggtcccctaagcactgccaggattgatcccatccctaagcacagagccagcacagagccaggaattaagccctaagcacctccaggtgtgtcctgaaaaaaagtaaatttgggGAATTAAAGTcacagtacagtgtgtagggtatttgccttgaacgtggtcaaaccaggttcgatccctggcatcccatatggtcccctgagcaccgccggaggtgatccctaagtgcattGTCGGTCGTAGTCCAAAaacccaggaaagaaaaaaaaaaaggagaatttcTGGGTGAGAACGATATTATAATGGGTAGGCCTCTTGCCTTACATGAAAACCCAggttcggggccggagcgatagcacagcgggtagggcgtttgccttgcacgcggccgacctgggttcgatccccggcatcccatatggtcccccgagcaccgccaggagtaattcctgagtgcaaagccaggaataacccctgagcatcgctgggtgtgacccaaaaagcagcaaaaaaaaaaaaaaaagaaaaaagaaaacccaggttcaatcctttcCAACCCATGTGgtcaaatggtcccctaagccagccagaagaaagccctcaACACAGCTGCAGGTAGtccaaacacaaagcaaaacgGGTAAATTTCTGAGGATGCTGAATAATTTATCTTTCCCCCTGGAAGGGGACAGGAGGCCACATACATTTGGAAATCTCTACATTTGATAATGAAGTAAAGACTGATCTGGGATAAAGCAACTGGAAACTCACAAGCATAAAACAAAGTGTTTAAAGGAATCACCCTCCCACAATCCTACCTCCCACAATTTCACTCACAAACTACCTCCAAGCCTTACGTTTCTTTCCAttgatgtgatccaaaaagttgATGGAATCCTTCACCACACAGTCACAGACATTGCAGTAATATCTAGCAAATAGAAATAACACTTTATGAAATCTGGTTATAAGAATCTTATGATTTTCAAttaagaaatttctattttaggcgaatttttttaagaaaaggcattttctcaagctggagagatagtacagcatgtagggtgctcgCATGATTCCCAAgccccatcagcagtgatccctgagcacagagccaggagtaagctctaaacaacaccgctaggtgtgcccccaaaaccaaacaaggacattttctcattttcataaaGTCTAAGCTCTCGGAACAAAGTACTAGCCATCATCCAGAATGCCTTCACAATGACACCTATTCTCCTGGAAATTCTTTCTAATCTGTGCAGTCCCCTCCCAATTTACATCAGGCTAGGTCAGTTCCCAATACATACAGCAAAAATGAAAGACATCACTTCCAAGATtaggttatttttaaatgaggctTTTGTATTAGTCTGCCAGTATGGATCACTTGCATTGGGGAAGACACTTTGTTATAAGCAGAACTAGGAAGAGGCCCATGGAGCAAAGAACTAAGTTTCTAAACCACAGCTTATTCCATACTTACTCCTCCCATCCTACTTACACCCAGATGAAGACAGATCAGGGGGTTCCTGGATTGCAACTTTTTAAGTTAGACCCCTTACCCACAAACATCGTGGGTTACTTATTGCTTCATGCTACATTTGAGAGGAAATTACTCAGCAACAGATAAATACTACAGAGAGGAATAATAACAGCTCATTTAATATTCAGCTCAGAAAAGTGGTATTCATTGCTGTGTTGTACTCTTGGTGAGAGAAATAGATGCAAATGCAGCggtgggaggtgggagaaggGAGACACTGTGATACCCTTTCTCCCCAGGTCAGAGCCTTGGTccagaaggaaaatagaaaaccAGGTTATCCACAGTGACAACAGCATTTGAAGGCTCTGGAATCTGAACACTATTAACCATCAATAGATCCCAGGTTCCATTTTAGTCCCAAAGGGACGGAATAATCCTTTATAAGATATTATGTAGTTGCAGCATGCTAATATGAAGACATCTACAGAGCAATTCTTTTTAGATACACTACTGATGTTAACCCTAGAAATaggatacaaattttaaaaacctaggtcaaaaaaaatagcagaaaggCATGGAgtgtgtgctctgcatgcaggagccctacTTCAATCCCAGGTACTACAGTTTCCTACTCACAAAGCCAGGATTAGCCCTGGCATACACTGGATATGGcgtcaaaacagaaaaacaacaaaaatctaaggATGGAGTTACAGGTTATTTTCTCGGGGCAAAGGACTTCCTCAATAatcctagcactgtagcactgtcatcccatttttcatcagtttgctcaagcgggcaccagtaacatctccactgtgagacttgttactgtttttggcatactgaatacgcacgggtagcttgccaggctctgcggtgtgggcgggatactcttggtagcttgctgggctctctgagagggacggaggaatcgaacctgggtcggccgcgtgcaaggcaaacgccctacctgctgtgctatcgctccagtccaataattcCTAAAGCCAACATAATTTGTGACACCTCCTCCTGGCTGCAGAAAAGGAGGAAAGCCACTCACCCGCCCATCTCAGATTGTGGCGTGGTTTTGGTAATAACAATTGTCTTCCCAAGCTTCGATTCCAAGTCCACTTTGTAGTCCCTATGTCGGAGAAGCTCCCGCTTGACTGGCTGTACTGGTTTTCCTGAAACATAATAAAGGAGGAGGTCCATTCAACGCTAATCTCGTGaactagaaaagaaatgaaagtcaaGAAAGCTAGAATCCAGAGGGCTACCTCATTTCTGTTCTGAAACCTCAAGAAGGGGAACAAAGCAATACTTTATTAACTACAGCTTTTCTTCACTTTAAACAAGGCACAGGCTGGAGGAGCTAATATGCCGTGTATCTGTCTCTAAACCCATCCCAGGAGCAACCTCTCAGCACACAGCTGTCAGTGGTCCCCAAGCAGAATATATGTGTGAcactaccccccgcccccacaaacaaaataagtaaataaaaagaaaggaaacaaaggtcAAAAGCAGTCAgttttcaggctggagtgatagtacaccgggtagggcgtttaccttgcacgcagcccacctgggttcaatcccccgcatcccagatggtcccccaagcaccgccaggaataattcctgagtgtagagccaggagtaacccctgagcatcgctgggtgtgacccaaaaaaatcaataaaataaataaataaagcagtcaGTTTTCTATACACTGACTGAAGTAATGAGGGATGCCCTGAAATTTCACAAAAAGTCACTTCCAAAAGAGTAGGCACTCTCTACACCCCAAATACAACACACAAAGGAACCTTCTGAGAgccagaaggattttttttttttaaaagtggacCCTGACCCGTGCTACTTGTCAAACTCTGTAAATTGAGTTAAAACGAAGCTGAAAGGGTTAGTGACGGTGCGGAGGCAGACAAAGAGCATACTCATTTGAAAACTGGTGAGAAACTTAAGACTTTACTTTCCGCAAAGTAGAGCCTGTAATAGAGGCGAAGTACCGACTCCCTGGCATTGCACCAGGCCCAGAGAAGAGCACTGGGGGTCGGAGGCTGGAAGAATCCCACTTCCGGAGAGAACCCCAGCTCTGCAGGCGCGAGGGAAGGCTTTGGTTGGGCCAGCAATGTTCTCCGGCTTACGTAATTTTAAGGGCAAGAGCGGTCTTGGCTCTTTAAAACCTGCCGGCCCCTCACTACTCTGCTCCTACTAACGGGCCGCGTCTGCTCAGGCTGCAGCCAAGTCTGTTAGAGGGCACAGGCACAGAGAGGGCAAGAAGTAGCGGGCACAACGCTGGGAAGCACCTCAAAACCACTTGAGGCCACCTTCGCGTTTCTCACGCTCAGACCCGGAGCCGCGCAGGCAACGCGGGGCACGGGCGGCGCGAAtccgcctccctcccgccccgcagCCACCGCGTCGCCCGTGAGGGGCAGGACCCACcatccttcttttccctttcttccgtGAGCCGCTTCTCCGCGAGTTTCTCGTATTCATCTTTGTCCCACTTTCGGCGAAAGTCGAAGTTTTTCGTCTGTGGGGGAAAAAAGCGCTCAAGATTCGTCGCTTAACCGTGAGCGAACCCCTAGAGAAACGCAAGAGAACCGTGTCGTCCCGGTCCAGGTAGTCTGGGGACCTTCCAAGCGCGCAGCTTCTCGGGGCCGCCCCGGAGGCTGAGCTGGCCTTTAGGACCCGAAGCCCGGACCTCTGCGACTCCGATGATTTCGCGCCAGGACCCACGGGGGACCCCTCAAGTCCGGACTCCGGAACCACTAAGAGGTGCGCGTAAGATAGGGACAGGTTATTCGGCGCCGAGAATCCACCCTCTACCCCTCCGAAGTCGCCTCACACACAACACTTACCCCACTGCCCGACGCCATCTTCGCTGCGAAGTGAATGGGGAGTTGAAAAATGCCGTAAAACGCGGCCCTGCGCCGTAAAGCAAGCTCGTCATCCAATAAGCTTGGAACCTCGAGTTCTAAGGGCGCTAATAATTGGAGGGTTCTAAAAACAGGCTTTCTTGATCCCGCCTCTGCCCCAAGAAAATAGCGCATGCGCAGCAGGAGTCTGAAGCAACACGGAAGTAAGGGCATCACAACCGAGGTTGTgactgggttttgttgtttttcttttttaggggggtTTTCAATCAAGTTTCCAGACAGCTAATAGATTTGCTTCAGCTCGTCGATTTTAAAAACGAGGAATCTAATGTTGTTATCTAGAGTAATGAACTCTGCATGTGTTGCCATGATTTTCTGAATCTTAAAGCAAAAGTAGTGTTACCTGGTGATTCTAGCTGTCTTAGTGTTTACCTTCACGTGTTTACCTTCCAGATCCACGTCCGGAAAGTGCTTATTTCCACttggtctttcttttctttttcttcttccttttttaaaaagtagttctaTCACATTTTAACTTACTTTATCCTTCAACAGAAGGCCACTTACAGCCATTCAATATACAGGGCACAATTATCAACATTATTTGACTTAAGAATGGcagttatgggctggagtgatagcacagcgggtagggcgtttgccttgcacgcggccgacccgggtttgagtcccagcgttccgtgtggtcccctgagcaccgccaggggtaattcctgagtgcatgagctaggagtgacccctgtgcatcgccaggtgtgacccaaaaaattatcAGCAGCACGTTAGGGTAGTGAGCTCTGGCAGATGGCTCACTGTATGTTAACTTTCAATGACATGACTGTATCCAAGTTGGGGATAAGGAAATAGGGAACCAGGGGCTGAGCTCCTTAATCGGATACAGAAGCTTCACCCCAGCAAAGTTCCACCCACTCACAGAAGTCTTCAGATTACACTCATGTTTTTTATGGTCTATGCAAACCAaatccttgaaaaaaattatgcaaattactacatttagtattttatttaacaCATCCAGCCACTTCTACAAAATCCATCATAGCAGGAAATGAACAGTAGAGTGATTCTGGCACACAAAATGGTCACCAAAACTTTAAAAGATCAGACCTCGAACGTATCAGATCACCAATTAAATCTACCATTCACTATTACTAAACACACAGTCTCAtcttgctattataaatagtgaatGTGTAGGGAGATTACACATCAATATAGGTACTGTTACATCGTTGGGATGGCATCTCTTGGTTTGCACCCTCAAACACATCAGAAACAGCCATGATTCCTCACTATCTCCCTAGAACTCCCTGAATAGAACAAGGACAGGATATGGATAAATTCCCCCACAATCTTCCTCAGAAGTTACTATAGCCAGGCTAAATATCTGGCTTCTGATGTATGCAATCAGAATTCTCTCAGCCTAAGGAGTGTTTCCCAGAGCCTTGCTCAGAGCAACCATCTTAACACCACTTAGTGGCATTCAGTGGCATTCAAATCTGCATCTGCCTCAGCAGAGAGAGCATGTCTTTTTTACATTGCAGTCCTCTGTGCACCCACAAGACAGCTGCTCACACTCGCCCAAGAATCATCAGGGCTGTCAACAATTCTGTACCCAGGAAGGACGGAGGAGGCAGAAGGCACTTGTCACTCATCCTGGCCAGATGTTGCAAAGTCAGGAACTTGACCTTTAATGAagcttccacttttttttttttttaaataaaacgcAGAGGATGGCACTCAGCGGAGGATCAAGATTCAGATAGTCGCTTCTGAATTTCAGCCACAAGGTTTTCCCGTTTAATGGCCACCTGAAACATAAGAGTAACTTTCATGTGACAAACTAGAGTGATACTAGCTTCTCAGCTACTACTTTTTTTAGACTTTATTGCACATCTGCTCCATCACTTATGCCACTAAAGTAGATGACCTCAAGCTTACCTGGAGAATGCATATGCTCAAGATAAAGGAGATTTGGGTAAAGGAGAGAACTCATAGGGCTGCAGTGCATGCCTGGCATGGACTGGGATCTGGGTTTAATCTTCATGAccttccaa
Protein-coding regions in this window:
- the ZMAT2 gene encoding zinc finger matrin-type protein 2; amino-acid sequence: MASGSGTKNFDFRRKWDKDEYEKLAEKRLTEEREKKDGKPVQPVKRELLRHRDYKVDLESKLGKTIVITKTTPQSEMGGYYCNVCDCVVKDSINFLDHINGKKHQRNLGMSMRVERSTLDQVKKRFEVNKKKMEEKQKDYDFEERMKELREEEEKAKAYKKEKQKEKKRRAEEDLTFEEDDEMAAVMGFSGFGSTKKSY